The window CAGCCCACCTGAACTGATCACTTCTGCATGCCTGATCTTATTGGCCCTGTTCAGGAAAAGGACCACGAATACTTCATGGCGATGGTCCTGGTAAAGGCTTTGGAGGTAGTTGGCCACATCCCGGCTACAGGAGATAACGGGGTGTGTCAGGGCCTGGGCGGCTTGCCTACGGCGACCCAGTTCCAGCGCAGCCACAATTGTAATGGCCTTGGTTTCACCTATCCCCTTGATTTTCATCAGGTCATAAACAGAAAGTTTCCCCAGTTCCTGCAGGTTGTTCCGGCCGGCCGATAGGACCGATTTGGCCAGGTCGAGGGCCGATTGTTCCCTGTTGCCTACATTGATCAGTATGGCCAATAACTCTGAATCAGTCAGGGCTATCGGACTTTTACTAAGTAGTTTTTCGCGGGGCCTGTCGGCTTTTGCCCATGATTTAATTGAGTGTTTCCGCGCTTGCATGGCATAAGATTAGTCAATAATTTAGACCTGTAAAACGGTCTTTTCACCCAGAATTAACACAGGCATGAAACTTGTGTACTGAAGTTGATTCTGTCCATTGAAAACCTAAAATCAATATCCATGAATGCCAGAACATTCAGCAACCTCGGTGGGGTGCAGTCTATGCTCTTTTGCGTAGGTATTTACGTGGCAGCTTTGTTCTTTTCGATTTTCATCTGCTCCGCCGTTTTCAAGGCGGTGAGCACTGCCAAAACTGCCGGGGTGAGCCAAACTGAACAAGTAAGAACTTCAGGCCAGTCGCAGGTACTGGCATCGGTTCGCTAGTTCGTAAAACCAGTAAATTATTGAGGTTGCACAAATTGTGCAACCTTTTTTGGCTTTGGTGCTGGGTACTTTTTCGCCCAATCTTTATCTTCGCCGCACCAATTCAACATCTATGGCGTCTACTGCAAAAATCTTCTCGGGTACTGGCTCCCAATACCTGGCAGAAAAAATTGCCACCAGCTTCGGCACCACCCTTGGCCAGATCAAGATCCAGAAGTTCAGCGACGGAGAAATCCAGCCGGTTTTCATGGAAAGTATCAGGGGGGACGTGGTTTTCCTGGTGCAAAGCACTTTCGCACCTTCCGATAACCTGATGGAATTGTTGCTCATGATCGATGCCGCCCGCAGGGCCTCCGCCTATAAGGTCATCGCGGTGATCCCTTATTATGGCTATGCCAGGCAGGACAGGAAGGATAAACCAAGGGTGGCCATCGGTGCGAAACTGGTTGCCAATATGCTGACCGCCGCAGGTGCTGACAGGGTGATTACCATGGACTTACATGCTGCCCAGATCCAGGGGTACTTTGATATCCCTGTGGATCATATGGATAGTTCCGCCATATTTATTCCCTATATCGAGCAATTAAAGCTGGAAAACCTTACCTTTGCGGCCCCTGACGTGGGTAGTGCCAATCGTATCAGGGAGATCGCCAGCTACTTTAATGCAGAAATGGTGATCTGCGATAAGCACAGGAAAAGGGCGAATGAGATCGCCAGCATGGTGGTGATCGGTGATGTGACAGACAGGGATGTGGTGCTTATTGATGATATCTGCGATACCGGGGGAACACTAGCCAAAAGTGCCGGGTTGTTGTTGGACAAGGGAGCGAGGAGTGTGAGGGCGCTGTGTACGCACCCGGTTTTAAGCGGAAAGGCATATGACAATATCCGTAACAGTGTGCTGGAAGAATTGGTGGTTTGTGATACCATCCCGCTGAGGGAAGAGTGTGAGAAGATCAAGGTGTTGTCAGTGGCGGATCTTTTTGCAGTAGCACTGCGGAACGCGTTTGAGAACAGGAGCATTACCAGCCTGTTCATTCACTCGCAAAGAAGGGACAAGTAAACTTTTTTTAAATACAACACAATGAAAACAATTACAATCGAAGGACAACTCAGGACCGAGCTTGGCAAAAAAGCCGCCCGCCAACTTCGCTCTGAGGGCAAAGTGCCAGGTGTAATTTACGGGGGTGCAAAAGAAATCAGCTTCACTGCTACAGCAGCTGCTTTCAAGCCGCTGGTTTACACTGGAGAATTCCAGGTTGCTGAAGTAAAGGTTGATGGCCAGTCTTACAAGTGTATCCTGAAGGATCTGCAGTTTGACAAGGTATCTGATAGCCTGAACCACGTAGACTTGCTGGAACTGGTTGAAGACAAAAAAGTTATCGCTACCCTGCCCCTGCGCCTGACAGGAGCTCCTGCCGGTGTAAAGGCTGGTGGTAAGCTGATCGTAAAGATGAAGGCATTGAAGGTGAAGACCCTGCCCAAGTTCTTGAAAGAGAGCATTGAGATGGACATCACCAACCTTGACCTGAACGAGAACGTACGTGTAGAAGACGTAAAGGTTGAAAACATGGAGATCCTGAACTCTCCCCGTATTCCCATCGCTTCTATCGTAATGACCCGTCAGTTGAAGCAGGAAGAAGCAGAAGCTGCTAAAGGCAAAAAGTAATTTTTCCTTGACGATAAAGGGGCCCGGTCTGTTTAGGACTGGGCTTTTTTATAGCTGGCCCCTAAACCGGGCCTGACTCAAAACATTTTCAGGCTATGAACAAGTTTCTGATCGTTGGTTTGGGAAATATCGGGGATGAATACGCGCATACCCGGCATAATATCGGCTTTGATGTGGTGGATGCACTGGTGAAAAAGCACAATGGCCAATTCAGGGCAGACCGGCTGGCTGATGTGGCCGAACTGAAACTAAAGGGCAAGCAGCTGGTGGTCATCAAGCCCAACACGTTTATGAACCTGAGCGGAAAGGCCGTGAAATACTGGCGGGATAAGGAGTCTATAGCTATTGGGAATATTTTGGTGGTACTGGATGACCTTGCCCTCCCGCTGGAACGCATGAGGCTCAGGGGGTCTGGTAGCGATGCCGGCCATAATGGACTAAAAAGTATCCAGGAAGCTCTTGGAACCACGGAATACCCTAAATTACGTTTCGGTATCGGCAATGACTACCCGAAAGGCAGGCAGGCCGATTTTGTATTGGGAAAATGGAAGAAGGAAGAGGAGGGAGTGGTGATGGAGAAAACCAACAAAAGCGTGGAGGCGATAGAACAGTTTGTGCTGGCCGGTTTGGCAACAGCTATGAACCAGTTCAATAATCTAACCTTCAATTTATGATTTGTGCTAATGAAATGTTATTTTCGCAGACCAAGGTCCTAGCTACACTTATTCAATAATACCTATGCGAACCGCCGACCTGTCCAGGTCCCCCTATTTCAAATGATTTTTCAGTCATTAAACCCTTATTGAATATGAAAATATTCTGCATAGGCCGTAACTATGTGGCGCATGCCAAAGAACTGGGAAATGAGGTACCCGATGAACCTGTGGTGTTCATGAAGCCGAAAAGCGCGTTATTACAGTCGCATACGCCATTCTATTACCCTGAGTTTACCAATGAATTGCACTATGAGTGCGAACTGGTGCTGCGTATCTGTAAGAATGGAAAATATATCCAGGAGCGTTATGCCAGTAAATATTATGACGCTGTTTCCGTAGGGATCGACTTTACCGCCCGCGATATCCAAAATGAGTTAAAGGAGAAAGGCCTGCCCTGGGAAAAGGCGAAGGCCTGGGACAACTCTGCTGTCATTGGCAAGTGGATCCCCTTTACCGATATCAAGAATAAAAAGGATATCAATTTCAGTTTGTATAAGAATAAAGAGTTGGTGCAGAAGGGTAACTCTTCCCTGATGATGTACGATTTCGACAGTATTGTGGCCCATATCTCCAATTACTTCTCCGTGAATATCGGTGACCTGGTGTTTACCGGTACCCCTGCAGGGGTAGGTGAATGTGTGGTAGGTGATGAACTGGAGGGCTTCCTGGAGGACCAGCCCATGTTCAACCTCGAGATCAAATAATAATTAGAAGAAATATTGATGATTATAACAGACCGGTATGGCCGGTCTGTTATTTTTTCGGGCACCCGTGAAATTACTGCTAACAGTTGTTCGTTTATATTTGCAACTTATTGAACACTATGGAAGGAACTGAATTGCTGTTGAAAGCCTACAGGAAAATGTGCCTGGCGGCAAACATGGCCGATACCTACGAGAGCAACCGGAGTATCTGTAAATATGTTCACTCCACTTCAAGGGGGCATGAGGCTATCCAACTGGCTGCTGCTTTTCAATTGCAGCCGCAGGACTATGTCAGCCCTTACTATCGTGATGAAAGCCTATTGCTGGGACTCGGCTTCAGTCCTTACGAACTGATGTTGCAATTACTCGCCAAAGGCCCCGATATTTTTACCGGGGGCCGCGAATACTATTCACACCCTAACTACAAGGGGAACGATAAACCCACCATCATCCACCAGAGCAGTGCCACCGGCATGCAGGTGATCCCCACAACGGGAATTGCCCAGGGCTTGCAGTACCTGGAACAGACCCTGTCGCCCTTATTGAAGAAAGGGGTGGACGGGGCCATGCCCGTAGTGGTTTGTTCGCTGGGTGATGCCAGTGTAACAGAAGGAGAAGTCAGTGAAGCCTTTCAGTTTGCCATATTAAAGAAGTTGCCCATTATCTACCTGGTGCAGGACAATCGCTGGGGCATCAGCGTTAGTGCCGAGGAGGCAAGGGTCATGGATGCCTGTGCCTATGCGGCCGGATTCCCTGGCCTGGAAGCGGTAAAGGTGGATGGCAGTGATTTTGAGGCCAGCTACCAATTGATGCAGGAAGTAGTGGGGAAGGTCCGGAAGGAAAGAAGGCCCTTCCTGGTGCAAGCCAGCGTTCCCTTGCTGGGTCACCATACCAGTGGGGTAAGGCGCGAGTTTTACAGGACAGATGAAGACCTGCAGCAACATGCCTTACGTGATCCCCGTCCCTTGTTGAGGTCGAAGCTGGTCAATATGGGCATTAGCCCGGTAGTGTTGGAGCAAATAGAAAGGGAAGCAGCAGCCGAAGTGGCCAATGATTTCGCCCGGGCAGTTGCGGCACCTGAACCCGACCCGGCACTAGTGACAGAACATGTGTTTGTGCCCACACCGGTGCAATCGGAACAGGGTGACCGGCAACCAGCCGGAAAGGAAAGGGTGTTAATGGTGGATGCCGCTTTGTTTGCCATCCGCGAGATCATGGAGCAATACCCGGAAGCTGTATTATATGGCCAGGATGTAGGTCGCAGGCTGGGTGGGGTGTTCCGTGAAGCTGCCACCCTTGCCGAACATTTCGGCGACCACCGGGTCTTCAATACTGCCATCCAGGAAGCCTATATCATCGGATCCACAGTCGGGATGAGTGCAGTAGGCGTGAAGCCGATCGTGGAAGTGCAGTTTGCCGATTATATCTATCCCGGTTTTAACCAGTTGGTGACCGAGATCTCCAAGTCCTGCTACCTGTCCTGCGGAAAATTCCCGGTACAAACCCTGATCCGTGTGCCCATTGGGGCATATGGCGGCGGAGGTCCTTACCATAGCGGCAGTATAGAGTCAACCTTGCTGACCATCAAGGGAATAAAAGTGGTATATCCATCCAACGCAGCCGATATGAAAGGATTGATGAAGGCAGCTTTCCTCGATCCTAACCCCGTAGTGATGCTGGAGCACAAAGGCCTTTACTGGAGCAAGGTACCCGGAACTGAAGATGCCAGGAGGGTAGAACCTTCTGCTGATTACGTATTGCCACTGGGAAGGGCCGGTTTTGTGCAAGTGGCTGATCCCAGGCAGGTGAACATGGGCAATAGTTGTGTGGTGGTGACCTATGGCATGGGCGTGTATTGGGCAAAGGCCGCTTCCCGTTTATTCCCCGGGCAGGTGGAAATCATTGACCTCAGGACCCTGTTCCCGCTGGATGAAGAATTGGTGTTTGAAGAAGTGAAGCGTCATGGCAAATGCCTGGTGTTGACAGAAGAACAACAGAACAATTCATTTGCAGAAGCGCTGGCCGGCCGGATCGCCGGCAACTGCTTCCAATGGCTGGATGCCCCGGTACAGGTATTGGGAGCACTTAACCTGCCTGCAGTTCCCATGAATACAGGATTGGAAAATGCCATGCTTCCCACCCCGGAGAAAGTTGCTTTACGTATCAAGCAGCTCTTGGAATATTGATCGGTTAAATGGGCTTTCAGGTATAGTAGTGCATTAGCGCATTTGTACGGCGTGCTTTGCTCCTTTGCGGGCTTTTACCCGGACTGAACACGCCAATTGTTTTACAGTTCATCAAACATGCTAGTATAGCTATGCTTGCATAGAAGGCTTATAGCCCGTTGTTTCCATTCCTTTCGCCTTTTTTATTTCGCCGTTTGTGTATATTATCTTTTCCCTGCATGTAAAAGAACGGAAATTTATCTCCGAATATTTTCGTAGAATATTCCTTATTAGCAAGCATAAACCTATCCAGATGAAAAATAGAATGCTAAAAGGTGCGCATTTGTCTGAACGCAAATGCAGGGAGATCATTAACCTCTTTTGTGAAGACCTGACTGCCACGCAGATCTCCAACATCACAGGTGTGAGCAGGGTTACCATCAATGCCTACCTGAAGATGATCAGGACCAGCATCGCCCAGAATTGTGATGAGAACAATCCCTTCCGTTATGGATCGCCGGAGTCCTTCAGTGAAGATGTGAACATGGTGGTGCAGCCTTCCACCTATTTCGGGTTCACGCGTTGGAACAACCAGATCTATACCTCTGCGCTAAAAGAGATGAACAGGGATATGCTTTTGGAATGGCAGAGGCTTGGTCCTGAGCATTGGAGCCAGGCGCAGCAAAGGATCCATGCAGTTGCGGATATCGCCAACTGGCGCTTGCATCGTTTCGACCAGCAACTGAACAGCAATGGCCGGTTGGTAATGGATGATATCTCCGGCTTCTGGGGTCTGACCAAGAACAGGTTGTTAAAATTCCGCGGCCTCAACAGGAATACCTTGTATCTCCACATCAAAGAGTGTGAGTTCAGGTATAATTACCGCAATGAGAACATGAATGCGTTGTTGTTGCAATTGATCCTTCGCAAACCTTTACATGAAGTTAAACTTGCGGTCTGATCTTATCAGGATCTTTTCCACTCAGGAAGCATATTCGCCACTTATCATTGTAGGGAATATGTCCACTAGATAAAATAAAAATGCGGGAGCGGCTCAAAGTCGCTCCCGTATTGCGTTATATAGGATTTCATTATATGGTGCCAAAGCTATCTTGCGATTTTGGTTTCTTTAACTAAAAGCATTGCAGGGATCAGCTTGCTGCAACCATTCATCTCATCATATCCCCGTTGAACATCCCGATGCAACGTTTTGAAGTGGCGATTTGAAGTTGGGTTTCATTTTTAAAGTTTTCTTGTTCGGTTTTTTCCCTTTGTAATATCAGCCTGCTATGCTTTTGCCAGCCAATAATTTCATGCGGAAAAATCTGATCTAAGATTATGAAGAGAATTCTATGCTTATGGATGCTGATGGTATTCGCCGTGGCGGATTTGTTGGCACAGGGACGCACGATCAGCGGTCGTGTTACCGACGCAAAAACGGGCGCGCCGCTAGCAGGTGTGACCGTAACAGTTAAGGGAACCAATCTTGCTACGCAGACAGATGCCAGTGGCTTATACAGCCTTCCTTCTGTGCCTGCAGATGGCAGTCTTGTGTTTTCTTATGTGAGTTATAAAAAATTTGAGGCAAAGAACCTGAACGCAGCCAAACTGGATGTGTTGCTGGAAGAAGATGCCAACCAGATGAATGAAGTAATCGTTACTGCCAATGCGATCAAGCGTGAGGCCAGGAGCCTTGGCTATGCTACTTCTACCATCAAGAATGATGAACTTACCCGTGGTAAGGACCGCAGTGTGCTGAACTCCTTGCAGGGTAAAGTTGCGGGTGTTCAGATCACCGGTAGTTCCGGTGGTGTGGGTAGTTCTACCCGTATCGTTTTCCGCGGTGGTACTTCATTAACCGGTAACAACCAGGCCTTGATCGTGGTTGATGGTATTCCCATTGATAACTCACAGATCGACGCCGGTGATAACCTGAACAACCAGGTGGATGCGGGTAACAGGGGTAACGATATCAACCCCGATGATATTGAATCGGTGACCGTGCTGAAAGGCCCTGCTGCTGCCGCATTGTATGGTAGCCGTGCGTCCAATGGAGCGCTTATTATTACTACCAAGACCGGTAAACTCAGGGGCGGAAAGAAGACCGAGATCGTAGTGAGCAGCTCCTACAATTTGGAATCTATCTTGCGCCTTCCTGATTTTCAGAACGAGTATGGCCAGGGTGGCCAGAAGCAGCCGGATTCAAGGGAGAACTTCAGCTGGGGTCCGAAGTTTGATGGGGTGACCAGGCCATGGGGTCAGCAGATCGGTGATTCCATGAGGGTGAAACCTTATGCGGCCATTCCTGATAACGTTAAAGAGTTTTTTGATATTGGCCGTACCTGGACCAATGGTGTATCCTTCTCCCAGAACAACGAGAAGTCTACCTACTTTGTTTCTTTCAACAATGTTGACCAGAAAGGTGTGATGCCCGGTACAGAGTACAAGCGTACTTCCGTAAAACTGAGCGGTAGCACTGAATTTGCGAATAATTTCTACAGCAACGCCAGTGTGAACTATATCCGTTCAGTAGGTGACCTCTCCGTTCAGGGACAGGGTTCTTCCCCTTACGACCAGGTTTTGCAAACACCGCGTGATATCTCCCTGCTGGAACTGAAGGATTACCGCAATAAGTTCAATGACCTTTATGGTTATTATGGTGCCTACACGGTAAACCCATGGTACCTGCTGGGTGAAGATTCCTACAAGACCAATGTAGACCGACTGATCGCCAATGTGCAGATCGGTTACAAGCCGGTGAAATGGCTGGATATCAACTACCGTATCGGTACTGATTTCTCTGCTGATAAACGCAGGCAGATCGTTTCCAAGCGCGTGATCACTGATCCCAATAACCAGAACTATGATAGTCGTTATGATGGTAAATACGAAGAGACCACCATTGATATCAGGGAGCTGACTTCTGACCTGATGGTAACGGCCAAGCGTAAGCTGGGTGAGAACTGGACCATGTCGGCATTGGTAGGTCATAATATCCGCCAGCGCGATTTCAGTTCACAGGTAAGCACCGCCAATGGGTTGATCATTCCTGGTGTATATAACCTTTCCAACTCCAAGAACAGGCCCACCACTTCCAACCAGATCATCAACAGGAGGCTGTATGGTGTATATGCGGATGTGAACTTTGCCTATAAGAATTTCCTGTTCCTGGGTGCTACTGCACGTAATGACTGGTCTTCCACCTTGCCCAAGAACAATAACAGCTTCTTCTATCCCAGTGCCAATGCGTCATTGGTGTTTAGCGAATTGTTTGATATGCCTTCCTTCATTTCCTATGGTAAGTTGAGGTCGAGCATTGCACAGGTGGGTAATGATGCGCCGCCGTATCAATTGCAATCAGTATTTGTGACCGGAACTATTTCTGATGGCTTCCGCGACTCACAATTGAATTTCCCCCTGAACGGTGTTCCCGGTTATACGCAGGGTAACGTGATCGGTAATCCCAACCTGAAGCCTGAGATCACCACCTCCTTTGAAGTGGGTCTTGACCTGGGCTTCTTCAACGACAGGTTAGGTATTGAAGCGACTTATTATTCCAATGAGAGCCGCGACCAGATCCTTACCGTTCCCATTGCAGCAAGTTCCGGCTTTACCAGCCAGACCCTGAATGCCGGTTCTATCACCAATAAAGGAATTGAATTGCTGGTTAGGGCGCAGCCTGTACGCAGCAGGAATTTCACCTGGGAAGTGACCGGTACTTTCACCAAGAACAAGAACAGGGTGAATGAGTTGTTTGATGGCGTTGAGCAGATCAGCCTTGGTGGCTTTACCGGAGCAACGCTGGTGGCCAGGGTTGGCGAAGCCTATGGTTCCTTCTTTGGTGCTGACTTCCTTCGTGATCCGGAAGGAAGGGTAGTGGTTGATCCCAATACCGGCTACCCCCTGACTGATCCTGTTGCCAAGAGCCATGGCAATATCCAGCCGGATTTCCTTGCAAGCCTTACCAACTCTTTCTCTTATAAAGGTTTCACCTTCTCTTTCCTGATCGATGCCAGGAAAGGTGGTATGCTGTATTCAAGGACAAGGAGTCTCCAAACCTTTGTGGGAACAGATCCCCGCACCTTGTATAACAACAGGGAGCGTTTCGTGATCCCGAATAGTGTGGTGCAAACTGCTGATGGTAAGTATGTGCCCAATACCACCCCGGTGGCTAATGCGCAGGATTACTGGACCAACTACGTAGCAGATAATGAGATCGATCACCTGATCGATGCCAGCTTCATCAAGCTTCGTGAGGTTAGCCTGAGCTACCGTGTGCCGAAGACCTGGATCCAGTCATGGCCCATCAATGGTATCATGGTCGGCTTGAGCGGAAGGAACCTGTTCCTGTGGACACCTTCCGAGAATACCTATGTTGACCCTGAATCCAGCTCATTTGGTACAGGTAACGTACAGGGTTTTGAATATGGTACCATTCCTTCTATCCGCAGCTATGGTGCGAATGTTAAAGTGATTTTCTAATTGAAAAAGTTGAACGCATGAATTTCAAGAATAAATTTTTTGCTCCCCTCGTGGCTTTGTCTGCCCTGGCTTTCACAGGCTGCAGCAAGGACTACCTGGATATCAATAAGGACCCTAACAACCCTGTTGATGCATCTGTAGACCTGGTATTGCCAACAGCCCTGGGATATAGTGCCTATAACCTGGGCAACCCCTTCCAGATCCTTGGCGGATTATGGGGTCAATACTGGACACAAGGACCTACTGCCAGCCAGTACAAACCACTGGACCAGTACAATGTAACCAGTACCTCTTATGACCGTCAGTGGCAAAGCGTGTATTCTGGTCCTCTGGCCGATTTCAAATACCTGGTAACAGAGGGTATGAGGACAGGCCAGGAGAATTATGCCGCGATCGGTAAGATCATGCAGGCTTACATGTTCCAGGTGATGACCGACCTGCATGGCGATATTCCTTTCTCTGAGGCACTGGATGCACAGAATGGTAATGTCCGCCCCAAGTTCGATACCCAGGATAAGGTGTACGATGGCCTGATCAAATTACTGGATGAAGGTCTGGCCCTGATCGATGAGAACACTGCCCAGCATCCGGGTGAGGATGATTTCTTTTTCCATGGTGATATGCATTTATGGAAGAAGTTCGCCAATACCCTTAAACTG is drawn from Flavihumibacter rivuli and contains these coding sequences:
- a CDS encoding 50S ribosomal protein L25; this translates as MKTITIEGQLRTELGKKAARQLRSEGKVPGVIYGGAKEISFTATAAAFKPLVYTGEFQVAEVKVDGQSYKCILKDLQFDKVSDSLNHVDLLELVEDKKVIATLPLRLTGAPAGVKAGGKLIVKMKALKVKTLPKFLKESIEMDITNLDLNENVRVEDVKVENMEILNSPRIPIASIVMTRQLKQEEAEAAKGKK
- a CDS encoding fumarylacetoacetate hydrolase family protein; translated protein: MKIFCIGRNYVAHAKELGNEVPDEPVVFMKPKSALLQSHTPFYYPEFTNELHYECELVLRICKNGKYIQERYASKYYDAVSVGIDFTARDIQNELKEKGLPWEKAKAWDNSAVIGKWIPFTDIKNKKDINFSLYKNKELVQKGNSSLMMYDFDSIVAHISNYFSVNIGDLVFTGTPAGVGECVVGDELEGFLEDQPMFNLEIK
- a CDS encoding ribose-phosphate pyrophosphokinase, whose product is MASTAKIFSGTGSQYLAEKIATSFGTTLGQIKIQKFSDGEIQPVFMESIRGDVVFLVQSTFAPSDNLMELLLMIDAARRASAYKVIAVIPYYGYARQDRKDKPRVAIGAKLVANMLTAAGADRVITMDLHAAQIQGYFDIPVDHMDSSAIFIPYIEQLKLENLTFAAPDVGSANRIREIASYFNAEMVICDKHRKRANEIASMVVIGDVTDRDVVLIDDICDTGGTLAKSAGLLLDKGARSVRALCTHPVLSGKAYDNIRNSVLEELVVCDTIPLREECEKIKVLSVADLFAVALRNAFENRSITSLFIHSQRRDK
- the pth gene encoding aminoacyl-tRNA hydrolase, translated to MNKFLIVGLGNIGDEYAHTRHNIGFDVVDALVKKHNGQFRADRLADVAELKLKGKQLVVIKPNTFMNLSGKAVKYWRDKESIAIGNILVVLDDLALPLERMRLRGSGSDAGHNGLKSIQEALGTTEYPKLRFGIGNDYPKGRQADFVLGKWKKEEEGVVMEKTNKSVEAIEQFVLAGLATAMNQFNNLTFNL
- the radC gene encoding RadC family protein encodes the protein MQARKHSIKSWAKADRPREKLLSKSPIALTDSELLAILINVGNREQSALDLAKSVLSAGRNNLQELGKLSVYDLMKIKGIGETKAITIVAALELGRRRQAAQALTHPVISCSRDVANYLQSLYQDHRHEVFVVLFLNRANKIRHAEVISSGGLTGTVADPRIIMRKAIEQEAVALILSHNHPSGNLKPSKADEELTYKIKEAARLLDIRVMDHIIVSNEGYFSFADEGLL
- a CDS encoding alpha-ketoacid dehydrogenase subunit alpha/beta, which codes for MEGTELLLKAYRKMCLAANMADTYESNRSICKYVHSTSRGHEAIQLAAAFQLQPQDYVSPYYRDESLLLGLGFSPYELMLQLLAKGPDIFTGGREYYSHPNYKGNDKPTIIHQSSATGMQVIPTTGIAQGLQYLEQTLSPLLKKGVDGAMPVVVCSLGDASVTEGEVSEAFQFAILKKLPIIYLVQDNRWGISVSAEEARVMDACAYAAGFPGLEAVKVDGSDFEASYQLMQEVVGKVRKERRPFLVQASVPLLGHHTSGVRREFYRTDEDLQQHALRDPRPLLRSKLVNMGISPVVLEQIEREAAAEVANDFARAVAAPEPDPALVTEHVFVPTPVQSEQGDRQPAGKERVLMVDAALFAIREIMEQYPEAVLYGQDVGRRLGGVFREAATLAEHFGDHRVFNTAIQEAYIIGSTVGMSAVGVKPIVEVQFADYIYPGFNQLVTEISKSCYLSCGKFPVQTLIRVPIGAYGGGGPYHSGSIESTLLTIKGIKVVYPSNAADMKGLMKAAFLDPNPVVMLEHKGLYWSKVPGTEDARRVEPSADYVLPLGRAGFVQVADPRQVNMGNSCVVVTYGMGVYWAKAASRLFPGQVEIIDLRTLFPLDEELVFEEVKRHGKCLVLTEEQQNNSFAEALAGRIAGNCFQWLDAPVQVLGALNLPAVPMNTGLENAMLPTPEKVALRIKQLLEY
- a CDS encoding SusC/RagA family TonB-linked outer membrane protein: MKRILCLWMLMVFAVADLLAQGRTISGRVTDAKTGAPLAGVTVTVKGTNLATQTDASGLYSLPSVPADGSLVFSYVSYKKFEAKNLNAAKLDVLLEEDANQMNEVIVTANAIKREARSLGYATSTIKNDELTRGKDRSVLNSLQGKVAGVQITGSSGGVGSSTRIVFRGGTSLTGNNQALIVVDGIPIDNSQIDAGDNLNNQVDAGNRGNDINPDDIESVTVLKGPAAAALYGSRASNGALIITTKTGKLRGGKKTEIVVSSSYNLESILRLPDFQNEYGQGGQKQPDSRENFSWGPKFDGVTRPWGQQIGDSMRVKPYAAIPDNVKEFFDIGRTWTNGVSFSQNNEKSTYFVSFNNVDQKGVMPGTEYKRTSVKLSGSTEFANNFYSNASVNYIRSVGDLSVQGQGSSPYDQVLQTPRDISLLELKDYRNKFNDLYGYYGAYTVNPWYLLGEDSYKTNVDRLIANVQIGYKPVKWLDINYRIGTDFSADKRRQIVSKRVITDPNNQNYDSRYDGKYEETTIDIRELTSDLMVTAKRKLGENWTMSALVGHNIRQRDFSSQVSTANGLIIPGVYNLSNSKNRPTTSNQIINRRLYGVYADVNFAYKNFLFLGATARNDWSSTLPKNNNSFFYPSANASLVFSELFDMPSFISYGKLRSSIAQVGNDAPPYQLQSVFVTGTISDGFRDSQLNFPLNGVPGYTQGNVIGNPNLKPEITTSFEVGLDLGFFNDRLGIEATYYSNESRDQILTVPIAASSGFTSQTLNAGSITNKGIELLVRAQPVRSRNFTWEVTGTFTKNKNRVNELFDGVEQISLGGFTGATLVARVGEAYGSFFGADFLRDPEGRVVVDPNTGYPLTDPVAKSHGNIQPDFLASLTNSFSYKGFTFSFLIDARKGGMLYSRTRSLQTFVGTDPRTLYNNRERFVIPNSVVQTADGKYVPNTTPVANAQDYWTNYVADNEIDHLIDASFIKLREVSLSYRVPKTWIQSWPINGIMVGLSGRNLFLWTPSENTYVDPESSSFGTGNVQGFEYGTIPSIRSYGANVKVIF